The Chloroflexota bacterium genome includes the window GCTGTTCGGCGCGCCGGTCGAAACGCGCTTGCCTTTCAGGTCGGTCACGGCTTTGACGTTCGTCCCTTCCTTAGTCACGATGTGCAAGGGTTGTTCGTAGAAACTGAGCACCGCGCGAATTTTGTGCGCGCCAGTCAACCCAGGCATCGTGCCTTTGTTGACCCAGACGCCGTGATAATCGTACGCAAACGACATGCGCGATTTGTTCGCGGTCAACAGTTTCAGATTGTCGAGCGCGGCGGTCGTCGCTTCGACCGACGCATCGGTGTTCGGCACGTTCTTGGCGATGACGCCGCTGATCGCGCCGCCGAGCGGATACCACACACCACCCGTGCCGCCCGTCGCAATGCTGAACGAAAGTTTTTCGGTGGACGCGGCAGGCGCTTTGGTCGGCTCCGCCGCGGGCGCCTTCGCGGTAGCGGGCGGGGCAGATGTGGGCGCGGCGGTTGGCGCGGCGCACGCCGCGAGCATCGCCACGACGACAACCATCAATACAAGGGCGCTCCATTTTCGTACGTTCATCAAACACCTCCTAAAGAATTTGGTTTGAACCCAGGGTTGGAACCCTGACATCATGTTACCGGCACATGGCGATTGAACCAATAATGCCGCCCGGCGACAAGCGCGCCAAACACAATCGGCAGGATACCGATGGGCGTCAAGTCGAATTGATCCACGACCATCCAAATTGCAACCGCGATGAGCGCCGCGCGTTCGATCAAATGCAACGGCGCGCGATAATATCCGACGATGCCCAGCGAGAGGAAAAAGAGCGCGAACCCGCTGTTGATGACTGCCATCACAAAACTGGGCAAGGTCGCGCCGACGATGAGTAAACTCGCGCCTTCCTTCGTCGCGGAAAAGAGGAACGGCACGAGGAATGCCGGGAGCGAATACTTCCACGCTTGCATCATCGAAGCGAACGGATTGCCGCCCGTGACTGCCGCCGCCGCGGATGGCGATAACCCCACCGGCGGGGACACCTCCGACAACACCGCGAAATAAAACGCGAGCAAATGCGCGACGTGTTCCGGAATGCCGACCTTGATGAGCGCCGGCGCAACCATCACGACCGTCATAATGTACGTTGCAGTGATCGGCAAACTCAAGCCGACGATGAACGACGTGAACAACGCGAGCACGAGCGCGAGCAACACGTTGCCGCCGCTCAACGACATGATGAGTTGCGAAATTTTCAGACCCAGCCCGGTCAACGAAAACACGCCGACGATCAGTCCTGCCGCCGCGAGGAGCACCGCGACTGGCAGCATATTCTTCGCGCCTTCAATCGTCGCATCAATCAAGCGTTTGGGTGTGAGCCAGTCTTTGCGATCCTTGCTGAGAAAACTCGTCGCGACGACGCAGGCAATCGCATAGATCGCGCAATTTTCCGGCGACAGACCAAAGGCGAGCAGAATGACGAGCAAGACGAGCGAGATCAAGTGATAACTTTTGGTTCGCATCACTTGCCAGAACGTCATCCCGGTTGAATCGGGCGGCGCAAAGTGGTACTTTTGCGCCTCCAGGTCTACGACGAAAAACGAGCCGAGATAGTATAACAATGTCGGCATCGTCACCATCACGACGACATCCCAAAACGAGACGCGCAGAAACTGCATGATGAGAAATGCCGCCGCGCCCATCAACGGCGGTGAAATCACCGCGCCGATGCCGCCGGCGGAAATCAAGCCCGCCGCCAGGTCCGCCGAGTAGCCGGCTTTTTTAAGGATGGGCCACATGATCGGCGTGACGGACATGGTCGTCGCGACGCCGCTCCCTTGCGGACCACCCAGCAACGCGGTGGTCACGACTGCGCCGCGTCCCGCGCTCGACGATTTGCGCCCCATCACCGCGAGCGCGAGCTCGAGCCAAAAACTGCCCGCGCCCGCCGCGTCCATCAACACGCCGTACACGACGAACAACATCACGAACGACACGCTCACCGAAATCGGCACGCCGAAAATTCCTTCGAGCGTCATGTACATGTGCCCGACGATGCGGTCGAAATCGTACCCTTTGTGTCCGAGCGGACCGGGAATGAAATTGCCGAACAGCGCGTAGAGTAAAAAGCCGATCAGCACGAGCGTGAACGTCATGTCCACCATACGGCGGGAGAGTTCGATCAACAACGCGATGACGAGGATACCAAAAATCAGGTCGGGCACTTCGGGGAGCGTCGAACGACGGATGAAGTGATCGAGGTCGAAGAGTGCGTAGACGATACTCGCGACGCCAATCACTGCAAGCGCGATGTCGAGCGCGCTACCCCAGCGACCGGCTTTGGGCGAAAGCGGGTATGCCAGGAATGCCAAGAGGTAAATAAATCCAAGGTGCACCATGCGGAACGTGTACGTGTCTATCGGCGCAACCGCGCCGTACAACGACCACACCACGAATCCAATGTAGAACGCGCCGACTAGAATGGCGGCGATGCCTTTGAACTCGCGCACGCAAACCTCCTCGTTTGAATTCGGCTATGTGCCAGGATTTTTTTCGAGCGCAAACAGACGGTACCGTCGGCAAATAAAAAACGTCTTCGCCAACTTGCAGGCGAAGGCGTGCGCCACCTTCACGACATCGTGGTCGTCTCATCAGCGTTGGCACAATTATACCCGGAGCGCAACGAAAAATCAAATTCCTACGCATAACGCTTGCCGGATCCCTCCAATTGCAAACCGGTGTGCCGCAGTAAAATGCTCTGTGCGATGCCCAGCCCTGCCATCAACGTGATGAGCGAACTCCCGCCCGAACTGACGAAGGGCAAGGGCACTCCGACGGCGGGCACCAGCCCCAAATTCATCGCGAGGTTGACCCAGCTCTGAATGAAGATCACCGCCGCCACCCCCACCGCGATCAGTTTGCCGTCGGGTGTGCGCGCGAGCCGCGCGATGCGAATCAAGCGCAGGATGATGAACACGATGAGCGCGAGCACGAACAGCGAACCGACGAATCCTAGTTCCTCGCCGATGACCGAAAAAATGAAATCGGTTTGGCGAATACGGAGAAACCGCAATTGACTTTGCGTGCCGCTGCAAAAACCCAACCCCCAAAAACCGCCCGCGCCAATCGCGATGCGCGCTTGCGTCACGTTGTAGCCGGAACCGAGCGGGTCGCGCGTCGGATCGAGAAATGCCATCACGCGTTCCACTTGATACGCGCGCAGATTCGGAAAAACCACAAACGGCGCAACGACGGCGAGCACGCCGGCAATGATCAACACGTTGCGCCAGCGCATGCCGGCGGCAATCGCCATGACGCCCCAGGTTGCCGCAATCACCATCGTCGTGCCCAGGTCGGGTTGCGCAAAGATCAACGCCATCGGCACGGCGGCGAACAGAAACGAGATGCCCAGGTTGCGCCAGCGCGCCATTTGCTCCGCGTGGTCGCCCATGTATTTCGCCGAGACCAGGATGAGCGCGAGCTTGGTCGCCTCCGAAGGTTGCAGCAAGGTCACGCCCAGGTTGATCCAACGTTGCGCGCCAAACCGCACCTCCGCCAAAATCACCACGCCGAGTAGCGCGATGATGCCGCCCCAAATCAACCAGCGCAGCGCGCCCCACAAGCGATAGTCCACAAACGCGAGCGCGAACAGCACGCCGACGCCGACGACGCCGAACAACATCTGACGCAACGCCGGACTCTCCCAGTCGAGCGACTCGCCGGTGATGCACGCGGTCGCGCTGTAGATCATCGTGATGCCGATGACGACCAGGAGGAGCGTTGCGCCGAGTAGCCAAAAATCGAAATGCGTAAAACGTGGACGCGATAAACGTTCCATCACTTTTTTGTATCTACTCAGGTGTCATTTCGAGGAGCGCACTTTGCGACGAGAAATCTCCCCCTTGGCGCGACAAGAGATTTCTCCTCGCACACGCTTCGCTGCTCGTCGAAATGACATAGCTGAGTCACTCTTTTGTGAAAATCTGAAAACCTGACGAAGGTTCAAAACCTTTGCAAGGTTGCGAATTATTTTTGCGCGCGCCGCGCGCTGGCGAGCGGAATATTGGCGACGAGGCGTTGCGTGCGTTCCGAGCGCGTAATCGAAACCTCGACGCGCGCGCGATCAATCGCAATGTGTTTGGAGATGACGTTGACGATTTCGTCTTTCAACACTTCCAACGTTTCCGCCGACAAATCCGTGCGGTCGTGCGCGAGCACCAATTGCAATCGCTCTTTCGCGGCGTTCGCGCTGCCGGTGGAGCGACCCAGTATTCGGTTGAAGAAATCCATCGCGCTCCTTTTCTACGATTTCCACAATCGCGACAGGCGATCCATGAAACCAGACGACCCGTGGAACACTTGGAACGGCACTTCTTCGCCCATCAGTCGTTG containing:
- a CDS encoding TRAP transporter fused permease subunit, producing the protein MREFKGIAAILVGAFYIGFVVWSLYGAVAPIDTYTFRMVHLGFIYLLAFLAYPLSPKAGRWGSALDIALAVIGVASIVYALFDLDHFIRRSTLPEVPDLIFGILVIALLIELSRRMVDMTFTLVLIGFLLYALFGNFIPGPLGHKGYDFDRIVGHMYMTLEGIFGVPISVSVSFVMLFVVYGVLMDAAGAGSFWLELALAVMGRKSSSAGRGAVVTTALLGGPQGSGVATTMSVTPIMWPILKKAGYSADLAAGLISAGGIGAVISPPLMGAAAFLIMQFLRVSFWDVVVMVTMPTLLYYLGSFFVVDLEAQKYHFAPPDSTGMTFWQVMRTKSYHLISLVLLVILLAFGLSPENCAIYAIACVVATSFLSKDRKDWLTPKRLIDATIEGAKNMLPVAVLLAAAGLIVGVFSLTGLGLKISQLIMSLSGGNVLLALVLALFTSFIVGLSLPITATYIMTVVMVAPALIKVGIPEHVAHLLAFYFAVLSEVSPPVGLSPSAAAAVTGGNPFASMMQAWKYSLPAFLVPFLFSATKEGASLLIVGATLPSFVMAVINSGFALFFLSLGIVGYYRAPLHLIERAALIAVAIWMVVDQFDLTPIGILPIVFGALVAGRHYWFNRHVPVT
- the rodA gene encoding rod shape-determining protein RodA — its product is MERLSRPRFTHFDFWLLGATLLLVVIGITMIYSATACITGESLDWESPALRQMLFGVVGVGVLFALAFVDYRLWGALRWLIWGGIIALLGVVILAEVRFGAQRWINLGVTLLQPSEATKLALILVSAKYMGDHAEQMARWRNLGISFLFAAVPMALIFAQPDLGTTMVIAATWGVMAIAAGMRWRNVLIIAGVLAVVAPFVVFPNLRAYQVERVMAFLDPTRDPLGSGYNVTQARIAIGAGGFWGLGFCSGTQSQLRFLRIRQTDFIFSVIGEELGFVGSLFVLALIVFIILRLIRIARLARTPDGKLIAVGVAAVIFIQSWVNLAMNLGLVPAVGVPLPFVSSGGSSLITLMAGLGIAQSILLRHTGLQLEGSGKRYA
- the minE gene encoding cell division topological specificity factor MinE, producing MDFFNRILGRSTGSANAAKERLQLVLAHDRTDLSAETLEVLKDEIVNVISKHIAIDRARVEVSITRSERTQRLVANIPLASARRAQK